In the genome of Elusimicrobiota bacterium, the window CAGGCTTACAAGATAAAAAATTATCTGAAAGGTTCAAGGATAATCGGATACATTCAGAAAGGGCATAGGGGAGTAACCATAATCTAGCGTATAGCGTTTAGCGCCGTCCGCCTCAGGCGGAGGCAGGAATAGCGTATAGAAACGTCAACTGAAAATACTAATAAAGTTTTTTGTATTTCCTATCCGCTATGATTCAGATTGAAGCAGAGGCATAGATGGAAACAAAAAAAAACGATAACCCGGATAAAGTGAGAATAGGAGTCCTGGTTTCAGGCGGAGGAACAAACTTGCAGGCAATAATTGATTCCTGCGAGTCCGGGATACTCAAAGATATTGCTGAAATTGCGGCAGTAATTTCAAATAAGGCAGATGCTTACGCTTTAGAACGCGCGAAAAAGCATGGAATTTATTCCAAGTTTATAGACAGAAAAAATTTTCAGGGCAATGCCGCATTTTGCCAGGAGATAGCAAAAGAGTTAAAAAGCCGCGGAGTTAAGCTGATTTGCCTAGCAGGATATCTTTGCATGATAACTCCAGAGCTTATTAAAGAGTTTAAAGGCAATATAATAAACATTCACCCCGCACTTCTTCCCAAGTTTGGCGGCAAAGGAATGTATGGCCATAACGTGCATGAAACTGTATTGAAATCAGGTGATAAGGAATCCGGAGCAACAGTACACTGGGTTAATGAAATATATGATAACGGGGA includes:
- the purN gene encoding phosphoribosylglycinamide formyltransferase; this translates as METKKNDNPDKVRIGVLVSGGGTNLQAIIDSCESGILKDIAEIAAVISNKADAYALERAKKHGIYSKFIDRKNFQGNAAFCQEIAKELKSRGVKLICLAGYLCMITPELIKEFKGNIINIHPALLPKFGGKGMYGHNVHETVLKSGDKESGATVHWVNEIYDNGEIIIQKRVSVIPNDTPESLAKRILPVEHQIYPEAILKIIKEGLKIKG